From a single Microbacterium murale genomic region:
- a CDS encoding NUDIX hydrolase: MTTMTQEASHVVTSDKAVYAAGAVVWRLVEGKLCILLIHRTKYRDVTLPKGKVDPGEMLAQTAVREVHEETGIRVDLGVPVGVSRYFMRPKRQKVVHYWAAEATEDAIRDSTFVPNNEIAALEWVSTKKARKHLSYPVDLEILDEFERLVDDGVLHTFPIIALRHAKAVSRAEWDGPDASRILTDRGRRQARAIVAPLRAFGVRKIITSDAVRCVQTVAPLAKALDRKSVETELISQDAWEEGASDVRAVIGKRVRARKPAVICSHGPVLPDLLSELALATGTIQGSYLGSASSLEVAAFSVAHLSATNPGSGIISIETHVPKV; encoded by the coding sequence ATGACCACGATGACGCAGGAAGCGAGTCATGTGGTCACATCGGACAAGGCCGTGTATGCGGCCGGCGCCGTGGTGTGGCGTCTCGTAGAGGGCAAGCTCTGCATCCTGCTGATCCATCGCACCAAGTACCGCGATGTGACGCTGCCGAAGGGCAAGGTCGATCCGGGCGAGATGCTCGCGCAGACCGCAGTTCGCGAAGTGCATGAGGAGACCGGCATCCGGGTGGACCTCGGAGTCCCTGTGGGGGTCAGCCGCTACTTCATGCGCCCCAAGCGGCAGAAGGTCGTGCATTATTGGGCGGCTGAGGCCACCGAAGACGCCATCCGAGATTCGACTTTCGTTCCCAACAACGAGATCGCAGCTCTTGAGTGGGTGAGTACGAAGAAGGCACGCAAGCACCTCAGCTATCCGGTCGATCTGGAGATTCTGGACGAGTTCGAGCGTCTCGTCGACGACGGTGTCCTGCACACCTTCCCGATCATCGCGCTCCGGCACGCGAAGGCAGTCTCACGCGCGGAGTGGGACGGACCCGACGCATCGCGCATCCTCACTGATCGGGGCCGGAGGCAGGCGAGGGCGATCGTCGCCCCGCTGCGCGCATTCGGTGTCCGCAAGATCATCACCAGCGATGCTGTGCGCTGCGTGCAGACTGTGGCGCCACTCGCGAAAGCCTTGGACCGCAAGTCCGTCGAGACCGAGCTGATCAGTCAGGATGCCTGGGAAGAGGGCGCATCCGACGTGCGAGCGGTGATCGGCAAGCGCGTGCGCGCGCGCAAGCCGGCCGTCATCTGCAGCCATGGTCCGGTACTGCCCGACCTCCTCAGCGAACTGGCCCTCGCGACCGGCACGATACAGGGTTCGTACCTGGGCAGCGCCTCATCGCTCGAGGTCGCTGCGTTCTCCGTCGCGCATCTGTCGGCGACCAACCCCGGTTCCGGGATCATCTCGATCGAGACGCACGTCCCCAAGGTGTGA
- a CDS encoding RNA degradosome polyphosphate kinase — translation MIDSALADAGLGDAEDDDFDAIESPDSLLPDHRYHDREISWLAFNQRVLELAEDATLPELERANFLAIFASNLDEFFMVRVAGLKRRIVTGLAVPTNVGRSPADVLADISREAHALQLRHAAAWTDQVRPALADAGIEITEWHTLTEAERAALTEYFQLHVFPVLMPLAVDPAHPFPYISGLSLNLAIRIRNARTGRQEFARLKVPPMLPRLVEVPGDSEIARYLPLEDLISNHLGDLFPGMEVLDHHAFRLTRNEDVEIEEDESENLIQALEAELLRRRFGPPIRLEIADDMDEVTLDLLIKELDITDQEVYRLPSPLDLRGLFSLSRVNRPDLRYPPHLPTTAVAFQPTGTSTRADIFAAIRKGDVLVHHPYESFATSVQAFLEQAARDPHVLAIKQTLYRTSGDSPVVQALIDAAEAGKQVLALVEVKARFDEANNIVWARKLEKAGVHVVYGLVGLKTHCKLALVIREEDGMLRHYSHVGTGNYNPKTSRVYEDFGLFTADAQVGKDLTRLFNELSGYAIEKKFKRLLVAPLHLRKGLLRQIDNERKNAEAGKPAHIRIKINSLVDEEIIDQLYRASQAGVKVDVWVRGICSIKVDLPGISDNITVRSILGRYLEHSRIFAFDNDGDPQVHIGSADMMHRNLDRRVEALVRVTDPTHVKELLSFFDLAMDDGTVSWHLGDDGVWTRHSADADGKPLIDLQDKTMSQIRRRRRTRTVR, via the coding sequence ATGATCGATTCCGCGCTCGCTGACGCCGGGCTCGGTGATGCCGAAGACGATGACTTCGACGCCATCGAATCCCCGGACTCGCTACTGCCCGACCATCGCTACCATGATCGCGAGATCAGCTGGCTCGCCTTCAACCAGCGCGTCCTGGAACTCGCGGAGGATGCGACGCTTCCGGAGTTGGAACGAGCGAACTTCCTGGCGATCTTCGCGAGCAACCTCGACGAGTTCTTCATGGTCCGTGTCGCGGGGCTCAAACGCCGCATCGTGACGGGTCTCGCCGTGCCGACGAATGTCGGCCGCTCCCCTGCGGACGTGCTCGCCGACATCTCCCGCGAAGCGCACGCCCTGCAGCTGCGCCATGCGGCCGCGTGGACGGACCAGGTGCGTCCTGCTCTCGCGGATGCCGGAATAGAGATCACCGAGTGGCACACCCTCACAGAGGCTGAGCGCGCGGCACTCACCGAGTACTTCCAGCTGCACGTCTTCCCGGTGCTAATGCCGCTCGCGGTCGACCCCGCGCACCCCTTTCCCTATATCTCCGGGCTGTCGCTCAATCTCGCGATCCGCATCCGCAATGCGCGCACCGGACGACAGGAGTTCGCGCGACTCAAGGTGCCGCCGATGCTCCCGCGGCTCGTCGAAGTACCCGGCGACAGCGAGATCGCACGGTATCTGCCGCTGGAAGATCTGATCTCGAATCATCTCGGCGATCTCTTTCCGGGCATGGAGGTGCTCGACCACCACGCATTCCGCCTCACTCGCAATGAAGATGTGGAGATCGAGGAGGACGAGAGCGAGAATCTGATCCAGGCGCTCGAGGCCGAGCTGCTGCGCCGTCGTTTCGGGCCACCGATCCGCCTCGAGATCGCCGACGACATGGATGAGGTGACCCTCGATCTCCTGATCAAGGAGCTCGACATCACCGACCAGGAGGTCTACCGTCTGCCGAGCCCGCTCGATCTGCGCGGCCTGTTCTCGCTGTCGCGCGTCAACCGTCCCGACCTGCGTTACCCGCCGCACCTTCCGACCACGGCCGTGGCGTTCCAGCCGACGGGAACGAGCACCCGTGCTGACATCTTCGCCGCCATCCGCAAGGGCGACGTGCTGGTGCACCACCCGTACGAGTCCTTCGCGACCAGCGTGCAGGCGTTCCTCGAGCAGGCCGCCCGTGATCCGCACGTGCTCGCCATCAAGCAGACGCTGTACCGCACCTCTGGCGACAGCCCGGTCGTGCAGGCGCTGATCGACGCGGCAGAGGCCGGCAAGCAGGTGCTCGCACTGGTCGAGGTGAAGGCGCGCTTCGACGAGGCCAACAACATCGTCTGGGCGCGCAAACTCGAGAAGGCCGGCGTGCACGTCGTCTACGGGCTTGTCGGCCTCAAGACGCACTGCAAGCTCGCGCTCGTCATCCGCGAGGAAGACGGGATGCTGCGGCACTACTCGCACGTCGGAACCGGCAATTACAACCCGAAGACGAGCCGTGTCTACGAGGACTTCGGCCTGTTCACGGCCGACGCTCAGGTCGGCAAGGACCTCACTCGCCTGTTCAATGAACTCAGCGGGTACGCGATCGAGAAGAAATTCAAACGCCTGCTCGTCGCACCGCTGCACCTGCGCAAGGGGCTGCTGCGGCAGATCGACAACGAGCGGAAGAACGCCGAGGCCGGAAAGCCTGCGCACATCCGCATCAAGATCAACTCCTTGGTCGATGAGGAGATCATCGACCAGCTCTACCGCGCGAGTCAGGCCGGAGTGAAAGTCGACGTCTGGGTGCGAGGCATCTGCAGCATCAAGGTCGATCTGCCAGGAATCAGCGACAACATCACCGTGCGCAGCATCCTGGGACGATACCTGGAGCATTCCAGGATCTTCGCGTTCGACAACGACGGCGATCCGCAGGTGCATATCGGCAGTGCCGACATGATGCATCGCAACCTCGACCGCCGCGTCGAGGCGCTGGTGCGGGTCACCGATCCCACACATGTCAAAGAACTGCTGTCCTTCTTCGACCTCGCGATGGATGACGGCACGGTGTCGTGGCACCTCGGCGATGACGGCGTCTGGACGCGCCACTCCGCAGACGCCGACGGGAAACCGCTCATCGACCTGCAGGATAAGACCATGAGCCAGATCCGACGTCGTCGTCGTACGCGCACGGTGCGATGA
- a CDS encoding FABP family protein — translation MLELPTDLPADLAPLSWLIGVWEGTGVIEYTADDHRFQGEFSHRVSFSHDGAGYLNYSATGWIPGAEGEPSVALVAETGFWRLSRPATGSDAGPALLPPVESGPARTVDDVEQLRAASGGFPLEVSLAHSDGTLELYLGEINGPRIDIATDAIVRGAGGKEYGAASRMYGLVDGHLLWAWDIAALGAELASHASARLAKV, via the coding sequence ATGCTCGAGCTCCCCACTGATCTTCCGGCCGATCTCGCGCCGCTGAGCTGGCTCATCGGCGTATGGGAAGGCACGGGTGTGATCGAGTACACCGCCGATGACCACCGCTTCCAGGGCGAGTTCTCCCATCGCGTGAGCTTCAGCCATGACGGTGCCGGCTACCTGAACTACTCGGCCACCGGCTGGATCCCCGGCGCCGAGGGCGAGCCCTCCGTCGCGCTGGTCGCCGAGACCGGATTCTGGCGCCTCTCCCGACCGGCCACGGGTTCCGACGCTGGTCCGGCGTTGCTTCCACCCGTCGAGAGCGGACCTGCGCGCACGGTGGACGACGTCGAGCAGCTGCGGGCCGCGTCCGGAGGCTTCCCGCTCGAGGTCTCCCTTGCGCACTCGGACGGCACGCTCGAGCTGTATCTGGGAGAGATCAACGGACCCCGCATCGACATCGCGACGGATGCGATCGTGCGCGGTGCCGGTGGCAAGGAGTACGGGGCGGCGAGCCGCATGTACGGTCTCGTGGACGGTCATCTGCTCTGGGCGTGGGATATCGCGGCGCTCGGCGCCGAACTCGCCTCGCACGCGTCGGCCCGTCTGGCAAAGGTCTGA
- the pstC gene encoding phosphate ABC transporter permease subunit PstC, with amino-acid sequence MTTTTTDTESTRSPVSPKAVLRPGDRIFSGTALSAGIIILITLAAVAVFLVVQAIPAFAPDTSDNHILEGQSFVTWVWPFVFGTLWSSLIALVIAAPIAIGIALFISHYAPRRLAGLLGYIIDLLAAVPSVVFGLWGALTFAPMLVPFYKWLNTNLGWIPIFSGTPSGTGKTILTASLVLAVMILPIMTAICREIFLQTPKLHEEAALALGATRWEMVRMAVLPFARSGIVSGAMLGLGRALGETMAVTLVLSPLGIVTFNLLNPENPTTIPAIIALRFPEAHDSGVNTLIAAGLILFIVTFAVNFVARWIVSRRAEFSGAN; translated from the coding sequence ATGACCACCACCACGACGGATACCGAGAGCACCCGTTCGCCCGTGTCACCGAAGGCCGTGCTTCGCCCGGGAGACCGCATCTTCTCCGGCACCGCCCTCAGCGCCGGCATCATCATCCTCATCACGCTGGCAGCGGTCGCCGTCTTCCTGGTCGTGCAGGCCATCCCGGCCTTCGCGCCTGACACCTCCGACAACCACATCCTCGAAGGACAGTCGTTCGTCACCTGGGTGTGGCCGTTCGTCTTCGGAACGCTGTGGTCGAGCCTGATCGCTCTGGTCATCGCCGCACCGATCGCGATCGGCATCGCGCTGTTCATCTCGCACTACGCGCCGCGCAGGCTCGCGGGCCTGCTGGGCTACATCATCGACCTGCTCGCGGCTGTACCGTCTGTCGTGTTCGGACTATGGGGCGCCCTCACGTTCGCTCCGATGCTCGTGCCGTTCTACAAGTGGCTCAACACGAACCTCGGTTGGATCCCGATCTTCTCCGGCACCCCTTCCGGTACAGGTAAGACCATCCTCACGGCATCCCTGGTCCTCGCCGTCATGATCCTGCCCATCATGACCGCCATCTGCCGTGAGATCTTCCTCCAGACGCCCAAGCTGCACGAGGAGGCGGCACTCGCCCTCGGAGCGACCCGCTGGGAGATGGTGCGGATGGCCGTGCTCCCCTTCGCCCGCAGCGGCATCGTCTCGGGCGCGATGCTCGGCCTCGGCCGCGCACTTGGCGAGACGATGGCTGTCACGCTCGTGCTCTCGCCGCTCGGCATCGTCACCTTCAACCTGCTGAACCCGGAGAACCCGACGACGATCCCCGCGATCATCGCGCTGCGGTTCCCCGAGGCCCACGATTCGGGCGTCAACACGCTCATCGCGGCCGGTCTGATCCTCTTCATCGTGACCTTCGCGGTCAACTTCGTCGCACGCTGGATCGTGTCGCGTCGTGCCGAGTTCTCGGGAGCAAACTGA
- a CDS encoding winged helix-turn-helix transcriptional regulator, with amino-acid sequence MALLLVLTSAPASEQVLPALELLSHRVRQIPAEPAQLVSAPESDIVIVDGRHDLSAAKSLCKLLRTTGQDAPLLLVVTEGGMSAVSGDWGIDDVLLTNAGPAETDARIRLAIARGEATAEPARVQASGVTIDEQSYSAKLHGKALDLTYKEFQLLHFLATHPSRVFTREQLLSEVWGYDYFGGTRTVDVHVRRLRAKLGDAEQIIGTVRNVGYRFNVYDEDQLAASR; translated from the coding sequence GTGGCCCTGCTCCTGGTTCTGACGTCAGCTCCCGCTTCGGAGCAGGTTCTGCCCGCCCTGGAACTCTTGAGCCACCGCGTACGTCAGATCCCGGCGGAGCCCGCTCAGCTCGTCAGCGCCCCGGAGAGCGACATCGTCATCGTCGATGGACGGCATGATCTCTCCGCAGCCAAGTCGCTGTGCAAGCTGCTGCGCACGACAGGCCAGGACGCACCGCTTCTGCTGGTGGTCACCGAGGGCGGGATGAGCGCGGTCTCCGGCGACTGGGGTATCGACGACGTCCTGCTGACGAACGCGGGGCCGGCCGAGACGGATGCCAGGATCCGCCTCGCGATCGCGCGCGGTGAAGCCACAGCAGAACCCGCCCGGGTGCAGGCATCCGGCGTCACCATCGATGAGCAGTCGTACTCGGCAAAACTGCACGGGAAGGCTCTGGATCTCACGTACAAGGAGTTCCAGCTGCTGCACTTCCTCGCCACGCATCCCTCTCGCGTCTTCACCCGCGAGCAGCTGCTCAGCGAAGTATGGGGATACGACTACTTCGGCGGTACGCGAACTGTCGACGTGCACGTGCGACGCCTGCGCGCCAAGCTCGGCGACGCCGAGCAGATCATCGGCACAGTGCGCAATGTCGGTTACCGCTTCAACGTGTACGACGAGGATCAGCTCGCCGCTTCACGGTGA
- a CDS encoding class I SAM-dependent methyltransferase, giving the protein MAPSPLGHPTRGTTGTNRLRRIDRWIAASSALRAAADPLVIDLGYGASGVTAFELAARLKRVRPDAEVIGFELDPERVATAGAQLEEVRAGRTPFSPDLPVSFARGGFEVPLNGARRPAVIRAMNVLRQYDEDEVPAAWASMAARLAPDGLLVEGTCDEIGRIASWIDVSASGRPLQFTISLRLAELERPGIVAERLPKALIHRNVPGERIHDLLVDLDREWERAAPLSTFGATQRFLAAVARLKEHGWPVLGGRRRWRLGELTVPWDAVAPVQA; this is encoded by the coding sequence ATGGCGCCATCTCCCCTCGGTCACCCCACCAGGGGCACCACGGGGACGAACCGTCTGCGCCGCATCGACCGGTGGATCGCAGCGAGCAGCGCACTGCGGGCAGCCGCCGATCCTCTGGTCATCGATCTCGGTTACGGAGCGAGCGGTGTGACGGCTTTCGAGCTGGCGGCGCGGCTCAAGAGGGTGCGTCCGGATGCCGAGGTGATCGGCTTCGAACTCGACCCGGAGCGTGTCGCCACCGCCGGTGCTCAACTCGAAGAGGTGCGCGCCGGGCGCACCCCCTTCTCCCCCGATCTGCCGGTCTCCTTCGCCCGCGGTGGATTCGAGGTGCCACTGAACGGAGCGCGCAGGCCCGCCGTGATCAGAGCGATGAACGTGCTGCGCCAGTACGACGAGGACGAAGTGCCCGCCGCCTGGGCATCCATGGCCGCACGACTCGCACCCGACGGTCTGCTCGTCGAGGGCACCTGCGACGAGATCGGCCGCATTGCGAGCTGGATCGACGTATCAGCATCCGGACGCCCGCTGCAGTTCACGATCTCGCTGCGGCTGGCCGAGCTCGAACGCCCCGGCATCGTCGCCGAGCGGCTGCCCAAGGCCCTGATCCATCGCAATGTGCCCGGCGAGCGCATCCACGATCTGCTCGTCGACCTCGACCGCGAGTGGGAGCGGGCGGCGCCGCTGTCGACGTTCGGCGCCACGCAGCGATTCCTCGCGGCCGTCGCACGCCTCAAAGAGCACGGCTGGCCGGTTCTCGGCGGCCGGCGGCGCTGGAGGCTCGGCGAGCTCACTGTGCCGTGGGATGCTGTCGCACCGGTTCAGGCGTAG
- the ygfZ gene encoding CAF17-like 4Fe-4S cluster assembly/insertion protein YgfZ: MSAFSALPGAVSEGDAVLHLGDPIREQRRLIAGSAVAPLGDRAVIEVAGEDRLSWLDSITSQSVARLAAGDSTELLILDPQGRVEHAAGVFEDGSSVWLIADAADADSLAAWLQRMVFRSRATVTVRPELDLVGFFSGGDAETTVRGLALSPNGTPLVWADPWETVQLGGHQYANVERHPSAEYAWRVAIVDADAVTSVVGLIEGAGLEAAGLLATEALRIAAWRPRWAGEVDERSLPHESDWIRSAVHLSKGCYRGQETVAKVHNLGHPPRRLAALHLDGSDDVLPSPGDAVFAGDDEVGHITSVARHHEDGPIALAILSRRAPIGDLIVKAGGVDVAAAQQVIVPADAGATADVPRLTRLSRRPTGQDPRYA; this comes from the coding sequence ATGAGTGCATTCTCCGCTCTGCCGGGTGCAGTCTCCGAAGGCGACGCCGTCCTTCATCTCGGAGATCCGATCCGCGAGCAGCGGCGCCTCATCGCCGGCTCCGCGGTGGCTCCGCTCGGCGACCGCGCAGTCATCGAGGTAGCCGGAGAAGACCGTCTGAGCTGGCTGGACTCGATCACGTCGCAGTCGGTGGCCCGTCTCGCCGCAGGTGACAGCACCGAATTGCTGATCCTTGACCCGCAGGGCCGTGTCGAGCACGCCGCCGGCGTCTTCGAGGACGGCTCCTCGGTCTGGTTGATCGCGGATGCCGCGGATGCCGATTCGCTCGCCGCCTGGTTGCAGCGCATGGTGTTCCGCTCCCGCGCGACCGTCACGGTGCGCCCCGAACTCGATCTGGTCGGGTTCTTCTCCGGAGGAGACGCTGAGACGACGGTACGCGGGCTCGCCCTGTCGCCGAACGGGACTCCACTCGTATGGGCCGACCCCTGGGAGACGGTGCAGCTGGGAGGACACCAGTACGCGAACGTCGAGCGGCATCCGTCAGCCGAGTACGCCTGGCGGGTGGCGATCGTCGATGCTGACGCAGTGACATCGGTCGTCGGCCTCATCGAAGGCGCAGGCTTGGAAGCCGCCGGCCTTCTCGCGACCGAGGCGCTGCGCATCGCGGCCTGGCGGCCCCGTTGGGCGGGAGAGGTCGATGAGCGCTCTCTGCCGCACGAATCCGACTGGATCCGCAGTGCCGTGCATCTGAGCAAGGGATGCTATCGCGGCCAGGAGACCGTGGCGAAGGTGCACAATCTGGGCCATCCGCCGCGCCGGCTCGCAGCGCTGCACCTCGACGGCAGCGATGACGTGCTTCCGTCGCCGGGAGATGCGGTGTTCGCCGGTGACGACGAGGTCGGGCACATAACCTCGGTGGCTCGACACCACGAGGACGGCCCGATCGCGCTCGCGATACTCTCGCGCCGTGCGCCGATCGGCGATCTGATCGTCAAGGCCGGCGGTGTCGACGTCGCGGCGGCGCAGCAGGTTATCGTCCCAGCGGATGCCGGTGCGACAGCCGACGTGCCGCGACTGACGCGGCTCTCCCGACGTCCTACTGGTCAGGACCCGCGCTACGCCTGA
- the pstA gene encoding phosphate ABC transporter permease PstA, with amino-acid sequence MTAIAVAPTTHTTSAGHLPKWAPWALLAVCFVIAGTIFAFANAGGDPADFNIALTLVVGMIFYMALIFVISTVAESRRHATDRLMTALVSAAFVVALLPLISLLYTVVINGLARFDGEFFSFSMRNIVGEGGGAIHAVWGTLLITLGATIISVPIGLMTSIYLVEYGEGKKLARGITFLVDVMTGIPSIVAGLFIYSVFALIMGPGTRIGIMGSLALSVLMIPVVVRGSEELLRIVPNELREAAYALGVPKWLTIIKVVMPTAIAGIVTSIMLAIARVIGETAPLLLTVGIVQGMNLNMFSGQMSTLPVFSYMQAKYPGLPADAYIDRAWAAALTLILIVMVLNLAGRLIAKVFAPKISGR; translated from the coding sequence ATGACCGCCATCGCCGTCGCCCCCACCACCCACACCACGAGTGCGGGCCACCTGCCCAAGTGGGCTCCGTGGGCCCTCCTCGCGGTCTGCTTCGTGATCGCAGGCACGATCTTCGCCTTCGCCAACGCCGGTGGCGACCCCGCCGACTTCAACATCGCACTGACGCTGGTCGTCGGGATGATCTTCTACATGGCGCTCATCTTCGTGATCTCCACGGTGGCCGAGAGCCGACGTCACGCGACCGACCGTCTGATGACGGCTCTCGTGTCGGCGGCGTTCGTGGTCGCGCTGCTTCCCCTCATCTCGCTGCTCTACACGGTCGTCATCAACGGCCTCGCCCGCTTCGACGGCGAGTTCTTCAGCTTCTCCATGCGCAACATCGTCGGCGAGGGCGGTGGTGCCATCCACGCCGTCTGGGGCACGCTGCTCATCACCCTGGGAGCGACGATCATCTCGGTGCCGATCGGCCTGATGACATCGATCTACCTCGTCGAGTACGGCGAGGGCAAGAAGCTGGCCCGCGGCATCACGTTCCTGGTCGATGTGATGACCGGCATCCCCTCGATCGTCGCCGGTCTGTTCATCTACTCGGTGTTCGCACTCATCATGGGCCCTGGCACGCGCATCGGCATCATGGGTTCACTGGCGCTCTCCGTGCTCATGATCCCCGTCGTCGTCCGCGGTTCGGAAGAGCTTCTGCGCATCGTGCCGAACGAACTGCGTGAAGCCGCATACGCGCTCGGCGTGCCGAAGTGGCTGACGATCATCAAGGTCGTCATGCCGACCGCGATCGCCGGCATCGTCACCAGCATCATGCTCGCCATCGCGCGCGTCATCGGCGAGACCGCACCGCTGCTGCTCACGGTCGGCATCGTGCAGGGCATGAACCTCAACATGTTCAGCGGACAGATGTCGACGCTTCCGGTGTTCTCGTACATGCAGGCGAAGTACCCCGGTCTTCCGGCGGATGCCTACATCGACCGTGCGTGGGCCGCCGCGCTCACGCTCATCCTGATCGTGATGGTCCTCAACCTCGCCGGCCGCCTGATCGCCAAGGTGTTCGCGCCCAAGATATCCGGCCGCTGA
- the pstB gene encoding phosphate ABC transporter ATP-binding protein PstB, whose protein sequence is MSKSIEVNDLNVYYGDFLAVEGVSIDIKPNTVTAFIGPSGCGKSTFLRTLNRMHEVIPRARVEGEVLIDGKNLYGANVDPVLVRRQVGMVFQRPNPFPTMSIKENVLAGVKLNNTRMAKSDQDALVEQSLRGANLWNEVKDRLDKPGSGLSGGQQQRLCIARAIAVSPDVILMDEPCSALDPISTFAIEELIAEIKTQYTVVIVTHNMQQASRVSDKTAFFNIAGTGKPGKLIEYDETATIFTTPSVQATEDYVSGRFG, encoded by the coding sequence ATGTCCAAGAGCATCGAAGTAAACGACCTCAACGTCTACTACGGCGACTTCCTCGCCGTCGAGGGCGTCAGCATCGACATCAAGCCCAACACGGTGACGGCTTTCATCGGCCCGTCCGGCTGCGGCAAGTCGACCTTCCTTCGCACTCTCAACCGCATGCACGAGGTCATCCCCCGTGCCCGCGTCGAGGGCGAAGTGCTCATCGACGGCAAGAACCTCTACGGCGCGAACGTCGACCCGGTGCTCGTGCGCCGCCAGGTGGGCATGGTGTTCCAGCGCCCGAACCCGTTCCCGACGATGTCCATCAAGGAGAACGTGCTCGCGGGCGTCAAGCTCAACAACACACGCATGGCGAAGAGCGACCAGGATGCACTCGTCGAGCAGTCGCTGCGCGGCGCCAACCTCTGGAACGAGGTCAAGGACCGTCTCGACAAGCCGGGATCCGGCCTCTCTGGTGGGCAGCAGCAGCGTCTGTGCATCGCTCGTGCCATCGCGGTCTCACCCGACGTCATCCTCATGGATGAGCCGTGCTCGGCCCTTGACCCCATCTCGACCTTCGCCATCGAAGAGCTCATCGCCGAGATCAAGACCCAGTACACGGTCGTGATCGTGACGCACAACATGCAGCAGGCGTCTCGCGTCTCCGACAAGACCGCGTTCTTCAACATCGCAGGCACCGGCAAGCCGGGCAAGCTCATCGAGTACGACGAGACGGCCACGATCTTCACGACGCCGTCCGTGCAGGCGACTGAGGACTACGTCTCGGGTCGCTTCGGGTAA
- the pstS gene encoding phosphate ABC transporter substrate-binding protein PstS, with amino-acid sequence MKISRIARIGAVGAAAVLALAGCAANEGGTPEGSGEPSTSTLTGSVEATGASSQEAAQQAWVAAFQTANPDTTVNYTATGSGTGRENFLAGSSNFIGSDRAFNAEEITAGGFGSCTSDEIVEIPVYISPVAVAFNLEGVDTLNLDGATIAGIFAGTITNWNDAAIADQNPDATLPDQAIVPVHRADASGTQETFTSYLEAVAPDVWTNEASDEWPLSTGEAADGTSGVVSAITNGVGYIGFADASQTADLGQVAVEVEGEYVPYSAEAASALVAASPLEEGRSAHDLAFAVDPAAAPAGSYPIALVSYLIGCVDYEDAEVAALVKGYFQYVASTEGQDVAAEAAGSAPISDDLREKVNAAIDAIVTE; translated from the coding sequence GTGAAGATCTCCCGAATCGCTCGCATCGGCGCCGTCGGCGCCGCAGCAGTTCTCGCTCTCGCCGGCTGTGCCGCGAACGAAGGCGGAACGCCCGAGGGCTCGGGCGAGCCCTCCACCTCGACCCTCACCGGCTCCGTCGAAGCGACCGGCGCCTCCTCGCAGGAAGCCGCCCAGCAGGCCTGGGTCGCCGCCTTCCAGACTGCAAACCCCGACACGACGGTGAACTACACCGCCACCGGCTCCGGCACCGGCCGCGAGAACTTCCTCGCCGGATCGTCGAACTTCATCGGCTCCGACCGTGCATTCAACGCTGAGGAGATCACCGCCGGCGGCTTCGGCTCGTGCACTTCCGACGAGATCGTCGAGATCCCGGTCTACATCTCCCCGGTCGCCGTCGCGTTCAACCTCGAGGGCGTGGACACCCTGAACCTCGACGGCGCGACGATCGCCGGAATCTTCGCCGGCACCATCACCAACTGGAACGATGCGGCCATCGCCGACCAGAACCCGGACGCCACGCTTCCCGACCAGGCGATCGTACCGGTCCACCGTGCCGACGCATCCGGCACCCAGGAGACCTTCACCAGCTACCTCGAGGCCGTCGCGCCCGATGTGTGGACGAACGAGGCCAGCGACGAGTGGCCGCTGTCGACCGGTGAGGCCGCAGACGGCACCTCCGGTGTCGTGAGCGCCATCACGAACGGCGTCGGCTACATCGGCTTCGCCGACGCTTCTCAGACCGCCGACCTCGGTCAGGTCGCGGTCGAGGTCGAGGGCGAATACGTCCCCTACTCGGCTGAGGCCGCCTCCGCACTGGTCGCCGCTTCGCCGCTGGAAGAGGGCCGTTCGGCTCACGACCTCGCATTCGCGGTCGACCCGGCTGCGGCTCCCGCCGGCTCGTACCCGATCGCGCTCGTGTCGTACCTCATCGGCTGCGTGGACTACGAAGACGCCGAAGTCGCCGCGCTCGTCAAGGGCTACTTCCAGTACGTCGCATCGACCGAGGGCCAGGACGTCGCCGCAGAGGCTGCCGGCAGCGCCCCGATCTCGGACGACCTGCGCGAGAAGGTCAACGCCGCGATCGACGCGATCGTCACTGAGTAA